One part of the Palaemon carinicauda isolate YSFRI2023 chromosome 23, ASM3689809v2, whole genome shotgun sequence genome encodes these proteins:
- the LOC137617369 gene encoding uncharacterized protein — MTRQILAARSLVFAVLPYRPIPILSLGAQYAMAQRSRRQIYETAFDSKPSLCFRQVEKKNEDGGDLIDRIANHPILQLLNLRRRSRQNGQNTNGSHRSRTLSSNAVASTSSDPKFQVGVYTPKGRRRDHGRGKVPRPARSVSTHHITEHRVRPIGLSKSDDEILNRGSDSLDEDDYIEDYIEGQKTKELSADLKTLHMHSDDYFKKTEKDKKNAKNRRTELKNRAEISKSQAIPVKLPLRPLELRSPPGTAPLPIKFCKKTPVADKSPSSWFSPPRQKDLKLPIKKSLSKELLGLSRNSPPCQSNISLNASMEVLLDSSSQRDIKSCFIPPGVNVKYSSIESVVTGSTMSSMESLRSSMSDGNKSTASNESAVSSYKSSSLGSDSSLLSRPFLNLCAPHRSLIQSAKFQILSPISDKSQEPSSEMGGASQKTSPQDLAELNSVIARQKTPLQPRNIQEDFRNFHHILPGPTQEGDVQGSDSGISIEYGLHRSRKEDVPFSDLPFDMPKLRRRLAAAKVGKTSLSSSNSSISSSGATSEGNPRLSLPPNFQPTMNPAVSRLQISETRSGTSSSNSSDWDTRSSADSSDDQGTPKFKSKEPHGVRFKSGLALNLGCAALAIKGESVDVKLPLMRQGWYHGALSRTEAESTLRSCAEGSYLVRSLDASKHEYSLGLKSARGYMHLRIQFDHKTGCYMLGRGTKQFPSVPHMIHHHSIFRLPIKGAEHMVLLYPVIHETL, encoded by the exons CCTTCATTGTGCTTCCGCCAGGTGGAGAAGAAAAATGAGGACGGAGGGGACTTGATAGACCGCATTGCCAACCATCCAATTCTGCAGTTACTGAACTTGCGCCGTCGTTCACGGCAAAATGGTCAGAACACCAATGGAAGTCACCGGTCAAGGACATTGTCTAGCAATGCAGTTGCATCTACCTCTTCGGATCCCAAGTTTCAG GTTGGCGTTTATACACCAAAAGGCCGGCGTCGTGATCATGGCCGTGGAAAGGTTCCTCGGCCTGCAAGAAGTGTCTCTACTCATCATATCACAGAACACCGTGTCCGCCCCATAGGACTATCCAAGAGTGATGATGAGATTCTCAATCGTGGCTCAGACTCTCTCGACGAGGACGATTACATTGAGGATTACATTGAAGGCCAGAAAACGAAAGAGCTCTCGGCAGATTTAAAAACTTTACACATGCACAGCGATGACTACTTCAAGAAAacggagaaagataaaaagaaTGCCAAGAATAGGAGGACAGAACTGAAGAATCGTGCTGAAATCAGCAAATCTCAGGCTATCCCTGTCAAACTGCCTTTAAGACCCTTAGAATTACGAAGTCCCCCCGGTACCGCTCCCTTACCAATAAAGTTCTGCAAGAAGACTCCTGTCGCAGACAAAAGTCCCTCCAGTTGGTTTAGTCCTCCAAGACAAAAGGATCTTAAGTTGCCTATAAAGAAGAGTCTGAGTAAAGAGTTACTTGGCCTCAGCAGAAATTCACCTCCATGCCAGAGTAATATTAGTCTCAATGCATCAATGGAGGTGCTTCTCGACAGTTCGTCCCaaagggatatcaaatcttgcttCATTCCTCCCGGGGTGAACGTAAAGTACTCGAGCATTGAAAGCGTTGTTACAGGTAGTACTATGTCGAGCATGGAGAGCCTGCGAAGTTCCATGAGTGACGGTAACAAAAGCACAGCGAGTAATGAGTCAGCAGTCAGTAGTTATAAGAGTTCGTCCTTGGGAAGTGACTCATCCCTCTTGTCCCGTCCCTTTTTAAACCTCTGTGCCCCACACCGGTCACTCATTCAGTCAGCAAAATTCCAGATTCTTTCTCCCATTTCTGATAAATCACAAGAACCTTCATCAGAAATGGGAGGTGCCTCACAAAAGACCTCCCCTCAAGACCTAGCTGAACTGAATTCAGTAATAGCCCGTCAGAAGACTCCTTTACAGCCGAGAAATATCCAAGAAGATTTCagaaattttcaccacattttACCTGGACCTACTCAGGAAGGTGACGTACAAGGTTCCGATAGCGGCATAAGTATTGAATACGGTTTACACAGAAGTAGGAAGGAAGACGTTCCTTTCAGCGATCTGCCTTTTGACATGCCAAAGCTTCGGCGACGTCTAGCAGCTGCAAAAGTGGGAAAGACTAGCCTTTCCAGTAGTAATTCTTCAATATCTTCCAGTGGTGCCACAAGTGAAGGGAATCCCAGACTAAGTCTTCCTCCAAACTTCCAACCCACAATGAATCCTGCTGTTTCCAGGTTACAA ATATCAGAAACCAGAAGTGGCACTTCCTCGTCTAATTCCAGTGACTGGGATACTCGATCTTCAGCTGATAGTAGTGATGATCAGGGAACACCAAAATTTAAAAGTAAAG AACCTCATGGAGTACGATTTAAAAGTGGTCTTGCGCTCAATCTAGGATGTGCAGCTTTAGCCATTAAAGGAGAAAGTGTTGATGTCAAACTCCCTCTCATGAGACAAGg ATGGTATCATGGTGCATTAAGCAGAACAGAAGCTGAAAGTACACTTCGGTCGTGTGCTGAAGGTAGTTACCTCGTAAGATCACTAGATGCCTCAAAGCATGAATACTCCCTAGGACTAAA ATCCGCACGTGGCTACATGCATCTGCGGATACAGTTTGACCACAAAACTGGTTGCTACATGCTGGGACGAGGCACAAAGCAGTTTCCCTCAGTGCCTCACATGATCCACCACCACAGCATCTTCAGGTTGCCGATTAAAGGTGCCGAGCACATGGTTCTGCTGTACCCTGTGATTCATGAAACTCTCTAG